A stretch of Desulfofalx alkaliphila DSM 12257 DNA encodes these proteins:
- the trxB gene encoding thioredoxin-disulfide reductase, translating to MTVKDLVIIGGGPAGLTAGLYAARGALNTLIIERGMPGGQAAATERVENYPGFPDGIDGPDLSMKMAEQAQRFGCEIIYSDVDKLELHEKGFKITYSDEEVIAKAVIVATGAKPKFIGVKGEQEFHGKGVSYCATCDGAFFRDGTLAVIGGGDAAVEEAMFLTKFAAKVYIVHRRGQLRATKILQQRAFDNPKIEFVWHSVLTEIKGQEKVTGIEVKDVRTNELSEIKVDGVFIYVGTEANSDLIKDLVQLDERGYVITQEDTGTGVPGLYVVGDLRQKPLRQVITAAADGAIAAAQVEKYLASLE from the coding sequence ATGACTGTAAAAGACTTAGTAATAATTGGCGGTGGACCTGCCGGATTAACTGCCGGGCTGTATGCAGCCAGGGGAGCTTTAAATACCTTAATCATAGAAAGGGGAATGCCCGGCGGGCAGGCAGCAGCAACGGAGCGGGTAGAAAACTATCCGGGTTTTCCGGATGGTATCGATGGCCCAGATTTGTCAATGAAAATGGCTGAACAAGCCCAGCGTTTTGGATGTGAAATAATATATTCTGACGTTGACAAATTAGAATTGCATGAAAAGGGTTTCAAAATTACTTATTCAGATGAAGAGGTAATAGCGAAAGCAGTGATAGTAGCCACCGGCGCTAAACCCAAGTTTATTGGGGTAAAAGGTGAACAAGAATTCCATGGCAAAGGAGTATCCTATTGTGCTACCTGTGACGGAGCATTTTTTAGGGACGGTACCTTGGCAGTGATTGGCGGCGGGGACGCTGCGGTGGAAGAGGCGATGTTTTTAACTAAGTTTGCAGCCAAAGTGTACATTGTACATCGCCGGGGCCAGTTAAGGGCCACCAAGATCTTGCAGCAGAGAGCCTTTGACAACCCCAAAATAGAATTTGTATGGCATTCGGTGTTGACAGAAATTAAGGGCCAAGAAAAGGTTACCGGCATAGAGGTAAAGGATGTGCGGACCAACGAACTTAGTGAGATTAAGGTAGACGGTGTCTTTATATATGTGGGCACTGAGGCAAACTCAGACTTAATAAAGGATCTGGTACAATTGGACGAAAGGGGCTATGTAATAACCCAAGAAGATACCGGCACAGGTGTACCCGGTCTCTATGTTGTGGGTGACTTAAGGCAGAAACCATTGCGGCAGGTGATTACCGCCGCTGCAGACGGTGCCATAGCAGCAGCCCAGGTGGAAAAATATCTTGCATCATTGGAGTAA
- a CDS encoding transposase, with translation MYPKEVKEQILKEVEEVGSVHKVAKRHEVAPTTVYGWLKAKKNNHKAWDNTSNKDKRIAKYIPSPKEFKELESENAKLKELLGEKDLEIHILRDLLKKNNPDSLRKLK, from the coding sequence ATGTACCCCAAAGAGGTCAAAGAACAGATTCTTAAAGAAGTCGAAGAAGTGGGAAGCGTCCATAAAGTAGCAAAGCGACACGAGGTAGCCCCTACTACAGTATATGGCTGGCTAAAAGCCAAGAAAAATAACCATAAAGCCTGGGATAATACCTCAAATAAAGATAAACGAATTGCCAAGTATATCCCATCACCTAAAGAGTTTAAAGAGTTAGAAAGTGAAAACGCCAAATTAAAAGAATTGCTAGGTGAAAAGGACCTTGAAATACACATACTGAGGGATCTCTTAAAAAAGAACAACCCCGACTCTCTGAGAAAATTGAAATAG